The following coding sequences lie in one Apostichopus japonicus isolate 1M-3 chromosome 13, ASM3797524v1, whole genome shotgun sequence genomic window:
- the LOC139978381 gene encoding uncharacterized protein, with amino-acid sequence MMDRPVLVIFIITLVTLGILTNVSFLIVVARIRYLRRNSINSYLVSMAAADLFFLITNKFFLQVLSQFSEELVLVAYAINTIPEIVTELMMPLVAYDWYKAICLPTKTFATRCDNKSATAYVLISWLVSGEMTRLKEQPEIIRNSVLARNQIIKMLIANTVAFFLLLSPSKVNVLYRFAVTLLRPDATFQEHDVVIWWIASEMTLLLNSAINPIVYTAGSDQYRRAFCQTFPCCFRHCTCIDLSTSLDETTREDARCTSGMTSKGDISSSQSKRKLQLQLEVSRDLDATEGETSDSIVKVEETLRC; translated from the exons ATGATGGATCGTCCAGTCTTGGTTATTTTCATCATAACTTTGGTGACATTGGGCATATTGACAAATGTGTCGTTCCTGATTGTCGTAGCTCGGATAAGATATTTGCGAAGGAATTCCATAAACAGCTACCTTGTGAGCATGGCAGCCGCGgatctgttttttcttatcacCAACAAGTTCTTCCTGCAAGTTTTATCACAATTCAGCGAAGAACTGGTTCTGGTTGCTTACGCCATCAATACCATCCCTGAGATTGTCACTGAGCTTATGATGCCTCTGGTTGCCTACGATTGGTACAAAGCCATTTGCTTGCCGACAAAGACTTTTGCAACACGCTGTGACAATAAATCTGCCACAGCCTATGTGCTGATATCTTGGTTG GTGAGCGGAGAAATGACCCGTCTGAAGGAGCAGCCCGAGATTATCCGTAACAGTGTCTTGGCCAGGAACCAGATCATCAAGATGCTGATTGCAAACACCGTGGCTTTCTTTCTGCTGCTCTCTCCGAGTAAGGTCAACGTCCTTTACAGATTCGCTGTGACGTTATTACGTCCAGACGCAACATTTCAGGAGCACGATGTCGTGATTTGGTGGATAGCTAGCGAAATGACACTCTTGTTAAACTCTGCGATCAATCCTATAGTATATACCGCAGGCAGCGATCAATATAGACGTGCCTTTTGCCAAACCTTCCCATGTTGCTTTAGGCACTGCACCTGCATCGACCTATCAACGAGCTTAGACGAGACTACCAGGGAAGATGCGAGATGCACGTCAGGTATGACCTCAAAGGGAGATATATCATCTTCTCAATCTAAGAGAAAGCTGCAGCTACAACTGGAAGTTAGCAGAGATTTGGACGCCACCGAAGGCGAGACAAGTGACAGTATCGTGAAAGTCGAAGAAACATTGAGATGTTAG